The Geothrix sp. genome window below encodes:
- a CDS encoding ATP-binding protein produces the protein MQPFPHALAWLAVAIPVGGALGGLAVLLVRWAQLRRRAPADPEALLLSAVSGSLRERGELAATLGELRTVHERLLDALPMGLLWVDQRQRLAALNQRGCDLLGVRPGVVGLEAAFVLEPFPWLREALAGDPGPAHRLGAQGRRWRIQRIEAPDRIGALVQFEDVTEAELEDRRRQLRERFAELGEMTAGVAHQLKNGLAVLKGQGQLLKRAGHGASAEALLEETEELERLVQRFLQWAKPLDPASEPLQLEEAVGQALAELKRRPVSQGRQLVAEGRGMATGDPVLLHQALVNLLENACQASPLGSRVLVRISEAQLAILDEGPGLSEDTAIRMLRPFESGRPDGTGLGLPLALKWLNAQGADLRLVPRPEGGTCAEIRW, from the coding sequence GCGCCGGCCGATCCGGAGGCCCTGCTGCTCTCGGCGGTGTCCGGCAGCCTGCGGGAACGGGGCGAGCTGGCCGCCACCCTGGGCGAACTCCGCACGGTCCATGAGCGCCTGCTGGACGCGCTGCCCATGGGGCTGCTGTGGGTGGATCAGCGCCAGCGACTCGCGGCCCTGAACCAGCGGGGCTGCGACCTGCTGGGCGTTCGCCCCGGCGTGGTGGGTCTGGAAGCGGCCTTCGTGCTGGAGCCCTTTCCCTGGCTGCGGGAAGCCCTGGCGGGCGACCCCGGGCCGGCCCATCGCCTCGGGGCCCAGGGCCGCCGCTGGCGGATCCAGCGCATCGAGGCGCCGGACCGCATCGGTGCCCTGGTGCAGTTCGAGGATGTCACCGAGGCAGAGTTGGAGGATCGCCGCCGCCAGCTGCGGGAGCGGTTCGCAGAGTTGGGCGAGATGACCGCCGGCGTCGCCCACCAGCTGAAGAACGGCCTGGCCGTGCTGAAGGGCCAGGGACAGCTGCTCAAGCGGGCGGGCCATGGGGCTTCGGCCGAGGCCCTGCTGGAGGAGACCGAGGAGCTCGAGCGGCTGGTGCAGCGCTTCCTCCAGTGGGCCAAGCCCCTGGATCCGGCCTCGGAGCCGCTCCAGCTCGAAGAGGCCGTGGGCCAGGCGCTGGCGGAGCTGAAGCGCCGCCCCGTGAGCCAGGGGCGCCAGCTGGTGGCCGAAGGGCGGGGGATGGCGACGGGGGATCCCGTGCTGCTGCACCAGGCCCTGGTGAACCTGCTGGAGAACGCCTGCCAGGCCAGCCCCCTGGGCAGCCGGGTGCTGGTGCGGATCTCCGAGGCCCAGCTGGCGATCCTGGACGAGGGGCCGGGTCTGTCGGAGGACACGGCCATCCGCATGCTGCGGCCCTTCGAGAGCGGCCGTCCAGACGGCACGGGCCTGGGCCTCCCCCTGGCCCTGAAGTGGCTCAACGCCCAGGGTGCGGACCTGCGGCTGGTGCCGCGGCCCGAGGGAGGCACCTGCGCCGAGATCCGCTGGTAA